TCATTGTTATTGAATCCGTCCCCAGTGGACGATGTCAAGGACCCTTTGGGCAGGAGTCCGACCACCTTGCCCACCCATCGGAAGCCATCCGACCACCAGTGTCCAATGGCAGCGAACTCTTTGGCAAAGTTCTCGTTCAGGAATCCGTAAATGACCGGATTGGCGCACGCACTCGACATGCCCAACACGTGACAAACGGCGTAAATAAGACAAAACGTCTCGTCCGACAGATCCGAAAACACATCGATCGTGTCGGTCACAGCATTCAGGATGTTCAATGGCAACCAACAAATACAGAAGATGGCCCCGATCCAGCACAAGAGCTTGATGGTGCGCTTCAGACGGATAATGTTCCTCTCGCGTCGCTCGTCGTTCCGTTTGAGGACCGAGTTGCGCCGGGAACCATCGTGCTTCATACTGTTCGCCTGGCGTTGGCGAACCCGTTGCTCCAACCGGAGTCGCAGGGTCCGACAGATCTGGTAGTAGGCTATACATAACGTGATCATGGGCAACATGAACTGGAAGAGCAGCACAAAGCAGGAGTAGGCGGTCCGTCCTGACTCGGGTAAGTTCTCTTTGCAGGTCTGGAGGTCGCTCAGCCGGGTCATGATGATCTCCTTGAGAAGGCATGTGGGACTGATGTCCTCCTCATTGATGGGCGGGCCAGTCTCGGAGCGGTTGTCGAAATGGCAAACCTCGGTGTCGTTCACGAACAATCCGGCGGTCCAGCCGGTCCAATTTTCCAAAGTCTTCCATATGGCCAATGGACTGGAAAGAGAACAGAGAACAAAGGATTGGATTTGTGGACAAGATAGTGTGGCCctttttttgatcttttgttAGGAAGAGGACATGTTCTGGACGGTGCCATTTGCCACCGACGCAATCCTCGTTTGTCTAGAGAGACCAAAAGGGCGAAACTTCGGTTTGGGGACTGATGAAATAACGCGCTTtgatgttttattttcaagggaCTTCAGacttcaaagcctttttttcagCAGCCCGAAAAGAACGAGATGACGGAAAGAGGCTCTAATTCCTGATCACCTCTGCGAACActtcaaatgaacaaaaacgGGATTTGGAACAATCAACGCTCAATAGCTCTTGAGGGGCCACTCTCTATTGGCCTTTGCCTGATCGCTTTGGATCTGTCGCTTCTCTTCATCCAACTACTACATTTCCAAGCAGACTTTGTGCCATTTTGACCTGTGGGCACGGCAACcactcaaatattttgataactCGGCGACAAAATGCTAGGTTTGCCGTTTTCACTCAACTTAAGCAATTCAGTAAGTGAACAAATACCGCTAAGGTGGTCGTGTCATGTATCCTACAAAGAATCTTTTAGGATATTTTGTGAATTAAGATGAAAGTCAACCAAAAACTGTAGGTTTTCCTTGCAAGATaatataataatgataatcatctttattgcaactcttggtcatatcaTGGCGTAAAgataactataaaataaaatatgatgtataAAAATTATACAAAAGTTGTCGatgaaacaagaaaaatgtcaagaaggtaaaggcaataaaagaTTGACTAgagagtgatatcacaatgagtatgactagaattggttcaatgcacatgaaaaaagggaagggGGGAATCATAGACAGTACAAACCgagttaggtaaaggtaaatgataaaattcttggttattgcagagtagAGGATAATATACTTTCCTACATGGAGTTAACCTCAAACGTCAGTGTATTGGACGAAAACTGGACCCAAGGTTGTTATTGTAATTAGTCAAAGCTTGTAAGTGTACAATAGAAGCTACAAAGTGGAATTCGTAGTTCGATTTCTTTTGTATGGCCCACGGGAAACAAGGTTGTTGTAAGAGGCTCTCAAGAGCCCCTCGACATATCTGTCGCTCGCTTCAACTCTATAACAAGATATTGGAAACTTTATAGTAAGGTGAGTACACAACGCAATCGATGTCCTCTTCCTGCATTTCCGACACTTCAATGGCCGCAATTAAACGGTACAAAGTAATCCGATTCGAATACTGCCAAGTATGTTCCATCGAGTTTTTGGGACCCAAGCTACTTTTGAATGGCGCAAACCagataaatctaaatttgTTATCCCCACGCCATCTCTGGTCAAACTTTGCTCAACAGAAAGACTGGCCAAAGTGAATTAGGTCGATTCTTTTTCAACGCACAACTATTTGCCAAGAAAAGAGTTTCATTATTCGTTTAGGGGACCTTGCAAAATTTTGTTGTGCTATAAGTGAAGTTCTATTGACCGaatgtttcaattctgaaCAAATACTTCGGAATCGATTTCTTAATCCCTTTAGAAAACACAGATGTTTTATTCACATTTGGCTATGTCGTGGATTTGTActcataaaaacaaagaaTAAGCATTTTTTCACCATAGACCATTTATTACGcactttcattcatttttttgctttgaattagGCAAACTGACACCCTTCTTTCCGAAGTCCTCGCAGCAATTTAAAAGGCGCTTTGCATAGCATACACTGGACTTCGGAAAGCATCTAATaaacaggaaaaaaaccaGGAATCCTGCTTGACATGTCAAGATCTTCTTGAGGCCTCGTGCGCCAAAAGAGTTCCTTCATGAAGCTCATCTGTTTGTGCGAGTCCTTCTCCGTAGTTCCTCGCTcacggaagaaaaaaaatccaattacTCTTTTTGCCATCCCCCATTCTGTGGGAACACTGCGCTTCTGGATGACTCCCCAAGAGCATCATATTGGAACAAGGCTCTTTTCTGAGGTTTGGCCATGGAGAACACAGAGGTTAAATCCAAATGATCCGTCGCTTTTAGACATTCATTCCAAATCAGCATTCTCAATGCATCATCATAGCTGATAATCGTTTCATTGATTGCGATAAAAGCATGCCCACGTACCAAGTACGTACCTGCATACGATAGGACCTCGAATAGTgtgagagcgagagagagagtgcaACATGTAATAAGTTGGCGAGTTTGCCAAGAGGAATGTGCCAAGAACACAGACGTGTAAATTGGACGTTCGAACGATTAGCACCCAACCGTTTTCCAAGTAGTGGGAATCAAGCAATGAAGCTCAGATCAGAGGACCTGGAAATACATCCTGAGCTTTTATCGAGCTCAAATGCATCCACGGGGCTTTGATACCTATATTACGCACAAACACGCACATTTCCAAGGTGATCCAATATCGGAATGAAGAATGTCCATTAAGTCAATAACTTTGTCATTGCTCAACTCTCATCATTCTGATTGTGAGGCGTAATACTCGCTTCAAGGCTATATACGAGTATTTTTCGTTTGTTGTAATATCTGttcatgaaatcatttttgggaACGAAAACTAATTCCGATTGGAGTATGACATTGCTTACGGTTATTCATGTATTTGGGCCCAGAGCCTCAAATTGTAAAAGACGAGTAACAAAAGTTGATTTAAAAAGGAATCGAACGAAGTGCAGAGTAAGCGCATCAATCTCTACAACTATGACGGCTAAGGTACTCAGGCTATTAAAAAATACGAATCTTTTAACGATCgaagaaacatttgaaattgatacgaATTATTGcgaacaaagaaatattttccttaAACTAGTACACTACAAGACGATACCTCGTGTCGGCGGTATTAAAACTTTACCAACAACTAGGGCTAGCGTCTTGAAACTGTTTTTCCTTAAGGAATATCGAtctagatttttttcttgattctGCAGTCATAAGACCAAACAAGCCAAGAAATCAAAGTACAACACAGTTTAGCTAACAGAAACACCACCAAGCTATAATCTTTTTCTCCGTGGTGTCTCCACTGAATGTTGGAAAGTTTGGTCTATGTGCCCCATTATTCTTTGTCGTTGTTCTTTCGTTTGGATCTAACTTGGAAAAGAGGCTTCCCGTAGGAAAGTGCCCCTGGGGAATCTCACTGTCACAACAATAAAACGAAGGGGCATGGTCCTGAAAGCGCTTGGGCTCGTCCTTGAAATAAAAACGCCAATCCTTCAGATTAATGAAGATGCTTGACAACCTCTGATGCGATCTTTTATCACGGTAAAGCGCTGAAATGAACAGATTTCTCGGCCTCACGTGGTCCAACAGAAGTAGTAGTCAGTGACTCCCTAGCATTTTCTCTATTCCCTTTTGGTTTCGATGGATTGTTTGTCATGTTGGGAATGTCTTTTCATAACGAATCTAATATGCTTTTCACGATATAAGAGTGAAAAATGTTTCCATTTGTTCCGATCTCTCTTTGTCTCTCTCGCTATCCGTTATTGAAGCAAATACTGTGGAGCGAAAGGTTTTATATGGACATGAGGACAAGGTGATACTTGATATTCCTTTTGAAGGCAAAGTTGTACAGTTCATTCTTTTGCGTTTGACAAAACTAAAATGACGGCTAAATGGGCGAGAAAAATCCTCAAGTGGTCGGGTtagaaaaaagtatttctcCCTGATTGGAAATGTGTAACACTTATAAAATAAAAGCGCAGTCGTTAATGTAATTAACAAGCGAGCAAGTATTGGAAGCTTAATGTGGAATCAATATGAATTTCCAAGGAAATGACATATGCCTAGAATACCTGCAAGTTCtattgaattgatttcaatttcggAGGCGATATCAAAACCATAGTTTCCCTGCATTCAGACTGGCAAGATTTTTCAAGACATGAAGAAAGTCGGAGGCAAACAATAGAGGTCGAAAATGTAACAAACGctgtttgttttccttttggtTGCCTAACAACCAAAACTTTAATCCAAGCTCAATTTTTCCAACATCCGACTTGGTTATTTTGTCCATCATGAAAAGTACAAGCGCGATCAAAGGGTCAGGCTTGGTTGATCATGTACTCCTAAGGGTTTGCATTTCAGGGCTTCTGCAACATTCAAGACTTCTCACTGATTAAATGAATCCCAATTCTAGCAGACATTACATTGACACGAAACAAATTGTCTGGTTACATCAGACTCTTTGATGCGTTCAAGATAGGCCTTTTGTCGTCACCAAGGTCAGTTGAAACTCAATGAAAGGACCCTTCTGTTTCCTCGAAGGCTGACATATTATTTGGTTTTATCTTCAATCTTgtgcggcaccctgattttggctATTTTGTGGAGAGAGAATTCAGACAAACATCACGGCCAACTAGCACTGCgaaccaattgaattttcaactatcgAGTGAGTAGTTTTATGACTGTCTTCTGGCTCAATATCTGAGTGCTACTTACTCCAATAAGCCGGCAAATTGAagtaaatgacaaattcagccAATGCTCCATACAAgttgtttgtgttgtttgtcaaatactctctctctctctctctctctggaaacttgattcAACCGTCAAGTCGAATTCGGGAGTAGATCAGACATTAGATCAATATAGATAAGTTATAGATATTATTTTCAaccttgaactgctggggattccattttCTAATGGTTTTAATCGCGAAATTATTGAGTTTTTCGTACCTGCTTTCTTTAAAGTGTGTATTCCTCGTTTTTCCCCATTTTTATAAATCACACATGGTTGTTCTTATTCTTTTATCACCGCTCAGTTGCCTCTCAACAAGTCAAGTTCGAAAGCATTTCCATTGAATCAGATATCTTTGCGTATTCTGAAATGTTtaaaactcattcatttttcagccaCGAGTGAACTTAGAGCTTACAATTAGGCGTtcctttgatattttttgagttAAAAATCAGTTAAATTTTTTATATTAATTTCATAATAATGTTTATTGACTAACGCACTCTAGCACGCTCGAGGGAGCATGAAGAGTATGGCCAACATAAGTAGTGGGGAAGAAAATGTTTAAATATAGTGTATGATCAATTTCTCATGAAAAGATCATGAGAAATTGTATTTTACTGTTCGTCAATTTCCAAGCCTTATTGGGTTTTTATCTTGTCTCTAGGTTAAGGAACCCCCCAAAATAATCCGAAATGACCTCCCCAGAGAATGGCCTTTTTGACAATGGATTCCCGACTCAAGCTTGTTTTGAGTTGGAGGCCTTGTTAAAGTATGGTTTCGCTTCGATAGGAACTCCTCAAGCTTATATGATTACGAGCGCAACAATAACGCAAACTTTTTTGCACCAAAAAGGACATGTAGGTTTCACTTGGATCTTTTCCGACCctaaagttttcaaaacacTTGGCAGTTTTACTGCTCTGCCTCAAGTTGGCCCAAATCCAATCCCTTTGatagttttttttgctgatcTTTATCAAACAGCTCCAATAAGGTTTTAAAGATGCTGCATTTATGTGAGTATTTGGTATAACTGGCCTTGCTTGTTGGCAATGTACAAGTACGAAACCGGAGTTCCAGAAGCCCTCAAAATTCCAACAACCAGTAGGAAAAAATGTGTGGACACACCTAAACCGTTCAGGCTTCTTGATGCCTTTTCTTCGATTGACGTATTTAGAAGTGAATTCATTCCAAAGTTCCCTTGATGGACAGCCAGGTCCTTTGTAAGAAAAGAGGTGAAATGGGGTACCTTCACACTACAAAGGGGACCTTTTGAGATCGCCATCTTTCACActccaaatccaaatccaaacctTAAAAGCCCATCAGTTCAACGTTTCTTTGAGGGAGGTATCAGATTGGGGGTGTGAATGAAATTTGGTATTGCCCTCACAGAACACAATtagatcgattttttttcattttaaggGTCGGAGAAGGAAAAACAATTGGTTTGAAGGGGGGTATAGCACTTTTCAGAGCACCCTTCATACGTATTTCATcttcaaataaaaataattcCGATTGTTATGTGGGTCACATTGCGCTGGATCAAATTGCtttaaaaatatatatctAGTATCAATGCGCAGTAACAATAACAATGTTATATTCATCCGCtcaattttgaaccactggaaaatTGAGGGGGGGGGTAGGGTGAGGAATtaacattttgaaagagagaaaacgCTTTGGGTAATCCGTGAAATGAATTGGGTCGCAGATAGTTACTTTCACCCAATTCAATTATTAGCTTGATCGAATAAGTGGATCGAAAATTATGTCTTCTCAAAGCAACAATACCTTATAAGATGTGGTGAGCTTTGAAGGGGCATAAGTTTTGACACGGTGATCAATTgaggtgaaaattgaaaagtaaagtCGTAGCGGTTCCAACATGTGAATTGTCGACCTTTGTATTCTCTTCCccattccagttgttcatgactTGGTCTTAGTATGTACTCTGACCgaccaaaattgaaaaggcaTTGTAGTAATACTGAACTTTCAAGTGGATTTTCATATTGGCGCCAAAAGCGAAAGTGTGAGGAACTTACTTTCCTAGGAGGGCTCCCTCGTCCTCTTCTCCTAATGGACCTTTTTCACTGGTTTCAAGTTTACTTTGGCGTATCAATGGCACTCAAAAAGTA
This DNA window, taken from Tigriopus californicus strain San Diego chromosome 9, Tcal_SD_v2.1, whole genome shotgun sequence, encodes the following:
- the LOC131887059 gene encoding neuropeptide F receptor-like — encoded protein: MENVTLSSNIYDGYNNDTLVLIEPVAEVDQWVPEGNLSRREALEIVVEDMLDGWRYQSRISSPWRQIMILLYAFMICVGSIGNLMVIYVVARNPTMRTARNVFVVNLAISDLMLCLITMPLTLIEILFLTWQFGNIEVACRLIGLLQATSVFVSTISITAIALDRRRLIVGSEQESPEDMGKVVASIPLIWTTAAIMASPLAIWKTLENWTGWTAGLFVNDTEVCHFDNRSETGPPINEEDISPTCLLKEIIMTRLSDLQTCKENLPESGRTAYSCFVLLFQFMLPMITLCIAYYQICRTLRLRLEQRVRQRQANSMKHDGSRRNSVLKRNDERRERNIIRLKRTIKLLCWIGAIFCICWLPLNILNAVTDTIDVFSDLSDETFCLIYAVCHVLGMSSACANPVIYGFLNENFAKEFAAIGHWWSDGFRWVGKVVGLLPKGSLTSSTGDGFNNNDELVNNGAIGTPATVAVSVMVEDKSVEHLPLTSEPEKRETIIKMGAFV